Within the Mucilaginibacter sp. CSA2-8R genome, the region TTCGGGCAGCACATCAAGCAGTTCGGTCATGGCCATCAGCGCCCAGCCATTGGCGCGGCCCCAATGAAATTGTGGGTGCACATCCATCTCCTCTACCCAACCGTGCATGTAAACTCCTTTTTCGCGGTTAAACATACGGGCGCTAAACTGCAGCACTTGCTTTACGGCATCATCATAATATTTGTTATCACCGGTAAGCTTGCCCATTTGTGCCAAGGCAGGTACGCTCATAAACATATCATCCAGCCATAAAGTATTTTTTTGCGGGCGGTTACGCGCCAACGTACCGTCAGCCAAACGTTGCTGCTTGGTGCTGATAAAATTGATAAAGTTATCAGCCATCGGGCGCAAATTGGGCGATGAATTGCCCAAACGTATAGTTTTAATAGTAGCGGCACACAGTGCACCGGCATCATCTAAAGCGCCGGGGTACAGTACCGGATGCAAAGGGCTGCGGCGCTCAGGTGTTTTAGCATCCAGCTTTTTAAACATCGGTGCTGCATCTGCCAAAAAATTTAAACGGGTTTGGGTGTAATTGATATACCGAGCATCACCGGCAGCCTGTCCGGCCAGTAACATGCCTGCATAGGTTACGCCCCACTCATAACTCGTCAGCCTGAAATCGCCGGGTTTAAAAACGGTGCCTGTATCAATAGCGTTTAATGCAACCGGCGCACCTGTTTTACGGTTAACCAGCTGCGCCGGTGTGTTTTTTTCTAAATAAGCCAGTATGCGATCGAGCGTTTGTTTTACCTGCGCCGGGTTCGTAATATCATAAGGCACCGGGTAGTTTACCTTCATAGCATGCAGTGGCGTAACTACGTCATTCACTTTCTGGCTAAAGGATATATGACTAATGAGTAATCCGCAGCAAAGCAGCAGGCCGGCTTTTCTAGTTTTCATGTGCAAAATATTGGGGTTGTTACCAAGGCCCATTAAGCTGGCAATGGCAACAGGTTATAATTATTGGTTACAGGTGCTTATATTTAAGCCCTAACAAATTAAAGTCATATAATAATAACTGCCAACTTTGTACAGACAGTGTAGGATAGTTAAACCATAAGTTGAGTAACTCATCTGATTATATTTGACCGTTAGCCCATACCTATTTAACCCATTATAAATGAGAAGAAGCTTTTACCTGATTTTGCTATTGCTGCTATCTGCTAATGTTTTTGCGCAAAAGGCAGCCAAAGAAGTTTATTTGTTCTGTTATTTTAAGGGCAGTAGCAGCGACGGTTTGCACTTGGCAGCCAGCACCGACGGCCTGAAATGGGAAGCGTTAAAAGACGATAGTTCTTTTTTAAAACCAATGGTGGCCAAAGACCGGCTGATGCGTGACCCTTGTATTATTAGAGGTGCCGACGGCTTGTTTCATATGGTATGGACGGTAAGCTGGGCTGATAAGGGTATTGGTTATGCCAGCTCTAAAGATTTAATGCATTGGTCAGAGCAGCAGTTTCTGCCTTTAATGGCTGCCGAAGCAGGGGCACGCAATACCTGGGCACCCGAAATTACTTATGATGCTAAAACTAAACAGTATATGATTTACTGGGCCAGCACCATCACCGGCCGCTATCCGGCGGTTGATTCCACTGCCGAAGCCGGGTATAACCATCGCCTGTATTACACCCTCACTAAAGATTTTAAAAAGTTTACAGATACCAAATTACTGTACGACCCCGGCTTTAATGCCATTGATGCTACGATACTGCCTTATGGCAAACAATTCATCATGTTTTTTAAAGACGAAACTTTAAAGCCTGTACAAAAGAACATTAAGATTGCCTACGCCGAACAATTGACCGGCCTGTACAAACAAGCAGGCACACCTGTTACCGGCAATTACTGGGCTGAGGGACCTACCGCTATGCAGATAGGCAATAAATGGTTTTTGTATTTTGATAAGTACCGCGACCATAAATACGGTGTGCTCACCTCCACCGATTTAAAAAACTGGACCGATGTATCCGACCAGGTTCAGTTACCTCCGGGCATCCGCCACGGCAGTGTGTTTAAGGTAACTACCGCCGAGTACGAAAAATTAAAATCGTTTAAATAACATACCATGTGCCGGCAGGATGGTCCTTAGTTTCCGACATCTGGTCACTTATCCAAAGCAGAATGATGGCAAAGCCCTATCAAATATTATTATTGTTGATTGTTGTTTTAGCGCTCGGCAATGGTGCTTGTGCGCAAGGTAACCGACTGGGCAAACCGGCACCCAAACCCTTGTTTCGCGACCCGGTGTATGATGGTGCTGCCGACCCGGTGGTTATTTGGAATAAAGCCAAAAAGCGGTGGTTTATGTTTTATACCAACCGCCGGGCTAAAGATACCACCGGCGGCGTAGCCTGGGTGCATGGCACGCGTATAGGCATAGCCGAATCAAAAGATGGCGCCAACTGGAAATATGTGGATACAGCCGACATTCAGTATCGGCCTACCGCCGGGTACACCCACTGGGCGCCCGAAATTATTGAGCATAACGGGCTTTATCATATGTATTTGACCTATGTGCCCGGTGTATTTACCGACTGGAACCATCCGCGCAGCATCCTCCATCTCACCAGTAAAAACCTTTTAAACTGGCATTACGAATCTACGCTCAAGCTGTCATCCGAAAGGGTTATTGACGCCTGCGTGTATCATATGCCGGATGGCACATGGCGCATGTGGTATAACAACGAGCGCGACCATAAATCTATTTATTATGCCGACAGTAAAGATTTATATACCTGGACAGACGGAAAAAAGGCAGTTTACGACCAAAGCGGCGAGGGACCGAAAGTATTTGACTGGAAAGGCAAGCACTGGATGATTACCGATGTATGGCGTGGTTTAGCCATTTACAGTTCTGACGATTTGCAAAACTGGACCAGGCAGCCAGATAATATATTACAAGCGCCCGGCACCGGTACTGATGATGGCGTAATAGGCGGCCATGCCGATATTGTAATAAACAACGATCGGGCATATGTTTTTTACTTCACCCATCCCGGCCGCACAACCCCACCTGCTGCCAGTTTATATAACCGCCAGCGCAGCAGCATACAAGTAGCCGAATTGCATTACGAAGACGGCAAAATTAACTGCGACCGTGATGCACCCACTTATATTAGCTTAAAAGCCCCAGCAAAGGGCCGCTAAATGAAAACATTGTATCAATGCTGTTATAAAAGGCGTTTAGCCAGACACCTTTAGTGCCTAACAGGATGGAACAGGATACGCTTTCATCCCGCAAAAAATAAATTTGACGAACAGTAAACCACCAGTCTGCGCCATTGCAGTTATAAACCGCTGTTTCTAAAATTTATAGATGAAGATGAGGCTACATTCTGTAAAATGCATTGCCATATCATTAGCTGCCGCAGCTTCTGTTTGGGGTACAAATGCCCTTGCTCAAAATAAGCAAACCAATTATAAGTTTAATTTTGGCAGCGGTAAACCCAAAGCCGGCTTTACACAGGTGGCCGCCTCAAAAGTATATACTGATAGCTACG harbors:
- a CDS encoding glycoside hydrolase family 88 protein; this encodes MKTRKAGLLLCCGLLISHISFSQKVNDVVTPLHAMKVNYPVPYDITNPAQVKQTLDRILAYLEKNTPAQLVNRKTGAPVALNAIDTGTVFKPGDFRLTSYEWGVTYAGMLLAGQAAGDARYINYTQTRLNFLADAAPMFKKLDAKTPERRSPLHPVLYPGALDDAGALCAATIKTIRLGNSSPNLRPMADNFINFISTKQQRLADGTLARNRPQKNTLWLDDMFMSVPALAQMGKLTGDNKYYDDAVKQVLQFSARMFNREKGVYMHGWVEEMDVHPQFHWGRANGWALMAMTELLDVLPEQHPGRKAVLQQYQALAKGLAAYQSSQGFWHQLLDRNDSYLETSATAIYAYCFARGINQGWLNGKAFGPATLLAWNAVATKVNSQGQVEGTCVGTGMAFDPAFYYYRPVNVYAAHGYGPVLLAGAEVINLLKKHVFEVNDSAVMMKN
- a CDS encoding glycoside hydrolase family 43 protein — encoded protein: MRRSFYLILLLLLSANVFAQKAAKEVYLFCYFKGSSSDGLHLAASTDGLKWEALKDDSSFLKPMVAKDRLMRDPCIIRGADGLFHMVWTVSWADKGIGYASSKDLMHWSEQQFLPLMAAEAGARNTWAPEITYDAKTKQYMIYWASTITGRYPAVDSTAEAGYNHRLYYTLTKDFKKFTDTKLLYDPGFNAIDATILPYGKQFIMFFKDETLKPVQKNIKIAYAEQLTGLYKQAGTPVTGNYWAEGPTAMQIGNKWFLYFDKYRDHKYGVLTSTDLKNWTDVSDQVQLPPGIRHGSVFKVTTAEYEKLKSFK
- a CDS encoding family 43 glycosylhydrolase; protein product: MMAKPYQILLLLIVVLALGNGACAQGNRLGKPAPKPLFRDPVYDGAADPVVIWNKAKKRWFMFYTNRRAKDTTGGVAWVHGTRIGIAESKDGANWKYVDTADIQYRPTAGYTHWAPEIIEHNGLYHMYLTYVPGVFTDWNHPRSILHLTSKNLLNWHYESTLKLSSERVIDACVYHMPDGTWRMWYNNERDHKSIYYADSKDLYTWTDGKKAVYDQSGEGPKVFDWKGKHWMITDVWRGLAIYSSDDLQNWTRQPDNILQAPGTGTDDGVIGGHADIVINNDRAYVFYFTHPGRTTPPAASLYNRQRSSIQVAELHYEDGKINCDRDAPTYISLKAPAKGR